In one Bosea sp. RAC05 genomic region, the following are encoded:
- a CDS encoding endonuclease/exonuclease/phosphatase family protein, which produces MKVASYNIHKCRGTDRRVRPDRIVSVLAEIGADLVALQEVDRRFGQRTGLLDPAAILRETGLHLLVQSDVADGHGWHGNALLVRGEPLSYRRFRLKLPGVEPRGAVVAELDLGEGRFRVIAAHLGLLRRSRIDQATMLLHAFLELTPMPTILLGDFNEWRRGRRSALDVLVPHFADMKHPPSFPSRRPMLPLDRILAWPEGLISELCVHDTPLARKASDHLPLTARVDISRWQTRLESAA; this is translated from the coding sequence GTGAAGGTCGCATCCTACAATATCCACAAATGCCGCGGCACCGACCGACGCGTCCGGCCCGATCGCATCGTCTCCGTCCTGGCCGAGATCGGGGCCGATCTGGTGGCGCTGCAGGAGGTCGACCGGCGCTTCGGGCAACGCACCGGCCTGCTCGACCCCGCCGCCATCCTGCGCGAGACGGGGCTGCATCTGCTAGTTCAGTCCGACGTGGCCGACGGCCATGGCTGGCATGGCAACGCCCTGCTGGTGCGCGGCGAGCCGCTCTCCTACCGGCGCTTCAGGCTCAAGCTCCCGGGCGTCGAGCCGCGGGGCGCGGTGGTCGCCGAACTCGATCTCGGCGAGGGCCGCTTCCGGGTCATCGCGGCCCATCTGGGGCTGCTGCGGCGCTCGCGCATCGACCAGGCGACGATGCTGCTGCACGCCTTCCTCGAACTCACCCCGATGCCGACCATCCTGCTCGGCGACTTCAACGAATGGCGGCGCGGCCGCCGTTCGGCGCTGGACGTGCTCGTCCCGCATTTCGCCGACATGAAGCACCCGCCGAGCTTCCCGTCTCGCCGGCCGATGCTGCCGCTCGACCGGATCCTGGCCTGGCCGGAAGGGCTGATCTCCGAACTCTGCGTGCATGACACGCCGCTCGCCCGCAAGGCCTCGGACCATCTGCCGCTGACCGCGCGCGTCGACATCTCGCGCTGGCAGACGCGGCTCGAAAGCGCGGCCTGA
- a CDS encoding GntR family transcriptional regulator produces MPDTALKAQTADRVRSVAAMLEEEIVLGWLLPRERLVEEELAERIGVKRHVVREALAELERVGLVERIPNRGAVVRLLDPAEVRQIYSVREVLETLAAEQIPLPIAPDVLGPLRALQQLHAEAVAAGDARGAFRANIRFHETLFRACGNPHLVELIQGLAQKVHGARSITAASPEHLALARDEHAAMVEALAGGDRGRLVALCRQHLGPSRDAYITAVEARFLRPGRGS; encoded by the coding sequence ATGCCGGATACCGCTCTCAAGGCCCAGACCGCCGACCGCGTCCGCTCCGTCGCCGCCATGCTGGAGGAGGAGATCGTCCTCGGCTGGCTCCTGCCGCGCGAGCGCCTCGTCGAGGAGGAGCTCGCGGAACGGATCGGGGTGAAGCGCCATGTCGTGCGCGAGGCGCTGGCGGAACTGGAGCGGGTCGGGCTGGTCGAGCGCATCCCCAACCGCGGCGCGGTGGTCCGGCTGCTCGACCCCGCCGAGGTGCGTCAGATCTATTCCGTCCGCGAGGTGCTGGAGACGCTCGCCGCCGAGCAGATTCCGCTGCCGATTGCACCCGACGTCCTGGGCCCGCTGCGCGCCTTGCAGCAGCTCCACGCCGAGGCCGTGGCGGCCGGCGACGCGCGCGGCGCCTTCCGGGCCAACATCCGCTTCCACGAGACGCTGTTTCGCGCCTGCGGCAACCCTCATCTGGTCGAGCTGATCCAGGGGCTCGCCCAAAAGGTCCATGGCGCCCGCTCGATCACCGCCGCCAGCCCCGAGCATCTGGCGCTCGCGCGCGACGAGCATGCCGCGATGGTCGAGGCTCTGGCGGGGGGAGACCGCGGCCGTCTCGTCGCGCTCTGCCGCCAGCATCTCGGCCCCTCGCGCGACGCCTATATCACCGCCGTCGAGGCCCGCTTCCTGCGTCCGGGGAGAGGCTCCTGA
- a CDS encoding heavy metal translocating P-type ATPase has translation MAMIDSKAAVPEPIAPGARRRVRDDVHQHEPFEPIAIIRIAVAALGAAAVWFRVYEPVAQVSVIGLLALAFSVWPVLREALANLLARRMTMELSMLIAIVAAAAIAEIFTALVVTLFVLVAEELEHLTIARGRRAIGDLVAFIPREARIRRGDDTVMVPVDTVALGDIVLVNPGEKIPVDGDVVAGHSSVDQSRITGESMPVDKTEGGAVYAGSINHMGALEIRVERVGRDTSYGQIIEAVEAAEHSRAPVQKLADRLAGYLVYVAAICAALTWLITRDMRDTISVIIVAGACGIAAGTPIAILGGIGRAARLGAIIKGGIHLETLGRVDTIVLDKTGTLTLGQPGVEQILPAPGVDPLELLRLTAAAEMRSEHPLARAVVEKARAQGLAVPEPSSAEFKVARGITAVVEGRTVLVGNRALLEEAGVAVPPRDHPVIGSDIVVATDGRFIGEIIVADALRPEAAAAMAALAAIGVRTLLFSGDSSVVAKSVAREIGIAEAVGDMLPQDKLVRVRALVKEGRVVGMVGDGVNDAPALTAASLGIAMGAGTDIAKDSADIILIGNDLLKLVDTLQIARRTRSVIWQNFAGTLIVDAIGIGLAATGFLSPVIAAFIHVGSELVFLGNSARMLPRGAEDEPAPLAVPPAMPLVAPATVENA, from the coding sequence ATGGCGATGATCGACAGCAAAGCCGCCGTGCCGGAACCGATCGCGCCGGGCGCGCGTCGTCGGGTCCGCGACGACGTTCACCAGCACGAGCCGTTCGAGCCCATTGCGATCATCCGCATCGCCGTTGCGGCGCTGGGGGCTGCCGCCGTCTGGTTCCGCGTCTACGAGCCCGTCGCGCAGGTCAGCGTGATCGGGCTGCTGGCGCTCGCCTTCAGCGTCTGGCCGGTACTGCGGGAAGCCCTGGCCAATCTGCTCGCGCGGCGCATGACCATGGAACTCTCCATGCTCATCGCCATCGTCGCCGCAGCCGCGATCGCGGAGATATTCACCGCGCTCGTCGTCACCCTGTTCGTCCTCGTGGCGGAGGAACTCGAGCATCTCACGATCGCCCGCGGCCGCCGCGCCATCGGCGATCTCGTCGCCTTCATCCCGCGCGAGGCCCGCATCCGGCGCGGCGACGACACGGTGATGGTGCCGGTCGACACAGTGGCGCTCGGCGACATCGTGCTGGTCAATCCCGGCGAGAAGATTCCCGTCGACGGCGATGTCGTCGCCGGGCACTCCTCGGTCGATCAGTCCCGCATCACCGGCGAATCCATGCCCGTCGACAAGACGGAGGGCGGGGCGGTCTATGCCGGGTCGATCAATCACATGGGCGCGCTCGAGATCCGGGTCGAGCGCGTCGGCCGCGACACCAGCTATGGCCAGATCATCGAGGCGGTCGAGGCGGCCGAGCACAGCCGTGCGCCGGTGCAGAAGCTCGCCGACCGGCTCGCCGGCTACCTCGTCTATGTCGCGGCGATCTGCGCCGCGCTGACCTGGCTGATCACGCGCGACATGCGTGACACGATCTCGGTGATCATCGTCGCCGGGGCCTGCGGCATCGCGGCGGGGACACCGATCGCCATCCTCGGGGGCATCGGCCGCGCGGCGCGCCTGGGTGCGATCATCAAGGGTGGCATCCATCTCGAGACGCTCGGACGTGTCGATACCATCGTTCTCGACAAGACCGGGACGCTGACGCTGGGCCAGCCCGGCGTCGAACAGATCCTGCCGGCGCCGGGCGTCGATCCGCTCGAACTGCTGCGCCTGACGGCGGCTGCAGAGATGCGCTCCGAGCATCCGCTCGCCCGCGCCGTCGTCGAGAAGGCGCGCGCGCAGGGCCTGGCGGTGCCGGAGCCCTCATCCGCCGAATTCAAGGTCGCGCGTGGCATCACGGCGGTGGTCGAGGGCCGTACCGTCCTGGTCGGGAATCGGGCGCTGCTGGAGGAAGCCGGCGTCGCGGTGCCGCCACGCGACCACCCTGTGATCGGCTCGGACATCGTGGTCGCGACGGATGGGCGCTTCATCGGCGAGATCATTGTCGCCGACGCTCTGCGGCCCGAGGCTGCGGCGGCGATGGCGGCACTGGCCGCCATCGGCGTCAGGACCCTGCTGTTCTCGGGAGACTCATCTGTCGTCGCCAAGAGTGTCGCGCGCGAGATCGGAATCGCCGAGGCCGTCGGCGACATGCTGCCCCAGGACAAGCTGGTGCGTGTGCGGGCGCTGGTCAAAGAGGGACGCGTCGTCGGCATGGTCGGCGACGGCGTCAACGATGCGCCAGCCCTGACGGCCGCCAGCCTCGGCATCGCCATGGGCGCAGGCACCGACATCGCCAAGGACAGCGCCGACATCATCCTGATCGGCAACGATCTGCTGAAGCTCGTCGACACGCTGCAGATCGCCAGGCGGACGCGGAGCGTGATCTGGCAGAACTTCGCGGGGACACTCATCGTCGACGCGATCGGCATCGGCCTTGCCGCGACCGGCTTTCTCAGCCCTGTCATCGCGGCCTTCATCCATGTCGGCTCCGAGCTGGTCTTCCTCGGCAATTCGGCCCGGATGCTGCCGCGCGGGGCGGAGGATGAGCCGGCGCCGCTTGCCGTGCCTCCTGCCATGCCTCTTGTCGCGCCCGCGACGGTCGAGAACGCCTGA